The following coding sequences are from one Strix uralensis isolate ZFMK-TIS-50842 chromosome 6, bStrUra1, whole genome shotgun sequence window:
- the ZFAND2B gene encoding AN1-type zinc finger protein 2B isoform X4, translated as MEFPDLGAHCSWPACQRLDFLPLKCDACEQIFCTDHIAYAQHDCTSAYKKDVQVPVCPLCNTPVPVRRGEMPDVVVGEHIDRDCKSDPAQRKRKIFTNKCLKPGCKQKEMMKVICDQCHKNYCLKHRHPLDHDCSGAGRPLSKAGHAAVARAQASSSKTVTASSSGAARPADSPSSPAPARGGRAAVLQTHSTTPPAVMLQNGLSEEEALQRALEMSLAESARSSAQPPRRTVQSHQTAACPRR; from the exons atGGAGTTCCCGGACCTGGGCGCCCACTGCTCCTGGCCCGCCTGCCAGCGCCTGG ACTTCCTCCCTCTGAAGTGCGATGCCTGCGAGCAGATCTTCTGCACCGACCACATCGCTTACGCCCAGCACGACTGCACCTCTGCCTACAAGAAG GATGTGCAggtccctgtgtgtcccctctGCAACACCCCAGTCCCCGTGAGGCGGGGGGAGATGCCCGATGTCGTGGTGGGTGAGCACATTGACCGTGACTGCAAGTCTGACCCTGCACAGCGCAAGCGCAAG ATCTTCACCAACAAGTGTTTGAAGCCTGGCTGCAAGCAGAAGGAGATGATGAAGGTGATCTGCGACCAGTGCCACAAGAACTACTGCCTCAAGCACCGGCATCCCCTGGACCATGACTGCAGTGGGGCAGGGCGTCCTCTTTCCAAAGCAGG GCACGCTGCAGTTGCAAGAGCCCAGGCATCCTCCTCCAAAACAGTCACCGCATCGAGCAGTGGAGCTGCCCGGCCAGCAGACAGCCCCTCTTCTCCCGCCCCTGCCAG aggaggcagagcagcTGTGTTGCAGACTCACAGCACCACCCCTCCAGCTGTCATGCTGCAGAATGGGCTG AGTGAGGAGGAGGCACTGCAGCGAGCTTTGGAGATGTCCCTGGCAGAGTCAGCACGCAGCTCAGCACAGCCACCCAG GCGCACGGTTCAAAGCCATCAAACTGCAGCATGTCCTAGGAGATGA
- the ZFAND2B gene encoding AN1-type zinc finger protein 2B isoform X2: MEFPDLGAHCSWPACQRLDFLPLKCDACEQIFCTDHIAYAQHDCTSAYKKDVQVPVCPLCNTPVPVRRGEMPDVVVGEHIDRDCKSDPAQRKRKIFTNKCLKPGCKQKEMMKVICDQCHKNYCLKHRHPLDHDCSGAGRPLSKAGHAAVARAQASSSKTVTASSSGAARPADSPSSPAPARGGRAAVLQTHSTTPPAVMLQNGLSEEEALQRALEMSLAESARSSAQPPSTQEEEDLALAQALSASEAEYQQAQRQAHGSKPSNCSMS, translated from the exons atGGAGTTCCCGGACCTGGGCGCCCACTGCTCCTGGCCCGCCTGCCAGCGCCTGG ACTTCCTCCCTCTGAAGTGCGATGCCTGCGAGCAGATCTTCTGCACCGACCACATCGCTTACGCCCAGCACGACTGCACCTCTGCCTACAAGAAG GATGTGCAggtccctgtgtgtcccctctGCAACACCCCAGTCCCCGTGAGGCGGGGGGAGATGCCCGATGTCGTGGTGGGTGAGCACATTGACCGTGACTGCAAGTCTGACCCTGCACAGCGCAAGCGCAAG ATCTTCACCAACAAGTGTTTGAAGCCTGGCTGCAAGCAGAAGGAGATGATGAAGGTGATCTGCGACCAGTGCCACAAGAACTACTGCCTCAAGCACCGGCATCCCCTGGACCATGACTGCAGTGGGGCAGGGCGTCCTCTTTCCAAAGCAGG GCACGCTGCAGTTGCAAGAGCCCAGGCATCCTCCTCCAAAACAGTCACCGCATCGAGCAGTGGAGCTGCCCGGCCAGCAGACAGCCCCTCTTCTCCCGCCCCTGCCAG aggaggcagagcagcTGTGTTGCAGACTCACAGCACCACCCCTCCAGCTGTCATGCTGCAGAATGGGCTG AGTGAGGAGGAGGCACTGCAGCGAGCTTTGGAGATGTCCCTGGCAGAGTCAGCACGCAGCTCAGCACAGCCACCCAG cacgcaggaggaggaggatctgGCACTGGCCCAGGCACTGTCAGCGAGCGAAGCCGAGTACCAGCAGGCGCAGCGGCAG GCGCACGGTTCAAAGCCATCAAACTGCAGCATGTCCTAG
- the ZFAND2B gene encoding AN1-type zinc finger protein 2B isoform X1 → MEFPDLGAHCSWPACQRLDFLPLKCDACEQIFCTDHIAYAQHDCTSAYKKDVQVPVCPLCNTPVPVRRGEMPDVVVGEHIDRDCKSDPAQRKRKIFTNKCLKPGCKQKEMMKVICDQCHKNYCLKHRHPLDHDCSGAGRPLSKAGHAAVARAQASSSKTVTASSSGAARPADSPSSPAPARGGRAAVLQTHSTTPPAVMLQNGLSEEEALQRALEMSLAESARSSAQPPSSTQEEEDLALAQALSASEAEYQQAQRQAHGSKPSNCSMS, encoded by the exons atGGAGTTCCCGGACCTGGGCGCCCACTGCTCCTGGCCCGCCTGCCAGCGCCTGG ACTTCCTCCCTCTGAAGTGCGATGCCTGCGAGCAGATCTTCTGCACCGACCACATCGCTTACGCCCAGCACGACTGCACCTCTGCCTACAAGAAG GATGTGCAggtccctgtgtgtcccctctGCAACACCCCAGTCCCCGTGAGGCGGGGGGAGATGCCCGATGTCGTGGTGGGTGAGCACATTGACCGTGACTGCAAGTCTGACCCTGCACAGCGCAAGCGCAAG ATCTTCACCAACAAGTGTTTGAAGCCTGGCTGCAAGCAGAAGGAGATGATGAAGGTGATCTGCGACCAGTGCCACAAGAACTACTGCCTCAAGCACCGGCATCCCCTGGACCATGACTGCAGTGGGGCAGGGCGTCCTCTTTCCAAAGCAGG GCACGCTGCAGTTGCAAGAGCCCAGGCATCCTCCTCCAAAACAGTCACCGCATCGAGCAGTGGAGCTGCCCGGCCAGCAGACAGCCCCTCTTCTCCCGCCCCTGCCAG aggaggcagagcagcTGTGTTGCAGACTCACAGCACCACCCCTCCAGCTGTCATGCTGCAGAATGGGCTG AGTGAGGAGGAGGCACTGCAGCGAGCTTTGGAGATGTCCCTGGCAGAGTCAGCACGCAGCTCAGCACAGCCACCCAG CAGcacgcaggaggaggaggatctgGCACTGGCCCAGGCACTGTCAGCGAGCGAAGCCGAGTACCAGCAGGCGCAGCGGCAG GCGCACGGTTCAAAGCCATCAAACTGCAGCATGTCCTAG
- the ZFAND2B gene encoding AN1-type zinc finger protein 2B isoform X3, producing the protein MEFPDLGAHCSWPACQRLDFLPLKCDACEQIFCTDHIAYAQHDCTSAYKKDVQVPVCPLCNTPVPVRRGEMPDVVVGEHIDRDCKSDPAQRKRKIFTNKCLKPGCKQKEMMKVICDQCHKNYCLKHRHPLDHDCSGAGRPLSKAGHAAVARAQASSSKTVTASSSGAARPADSPSSPAPARGGRAAVLQTHSTTPPAVMLQNGLSEEEALQRALEMSLAESARSSAQPPRVLAASPSWTLWSLPSPWPVEGDPRLPPALSCPGGLQ; encoded by the exons atGGAGTTCCCGGACCTGGGCGCCCACTGCTCCTGGCCCGCCTGCCAGCGCCTGG ACTTCCTCCCTCTGAAGTGCGATGCCTGCGAGCAGATCTTCTGCACCGACCACATCGCTTACGCCCAGCACGACTGCACCTCTGCCTACAAGAAG GATGTGCAggtccctgtgtgtcccctctGCAACACCCCAGTCCCCGTGAGGCGGGGGGAGATGCCCGATGTCGTGGTGGGTGAGCACATTGACCGTGACTGCAAGTCTGACCCTGCACAGCGCAAGCGCAAG ATCTTCACCAACAAGTGTTTGAAGCCTGGCTGCAAGCAGAAGGAGATGATGAAGGTGATCTGCGACCAGTGCCACAAGAACTACTGCCTCAAGCACCGGCATCCCCTGGACCATGACTGCAGTGGGGCAGGGCGTCCTCTTTCCAAAGCAGG GCACGCTGCAGTTGCAAGAGCCCAGGCATCCTCCTCCAAAACAGTCACCGCATCGAGCAGTGGAGCTGCCCGGCCAGCAGACAGCCCCTCTTCTCCCGCCCCTGCCAG aggaggcagagcagcTGTGTTGCAGACTCACAGCACCACCCCTCCAGCTGTCATGCTGCAGAATGGGCTG AGTGAGGAGGAGGCACTGCAGCGAGCTTTGGAGATGTCCCTGGCAGAGTCAGCACGCAGCTCAGCACAGCCACCCAG GGTGCTagctgccagccccagctggaCCCTCtggtccctccccagcccctggcctGTTGAGGGTGATCCTCGGTTGCCCCCTGCCCTTAGCTGTCCTGGAGGGTTGCAGTGA
- the RETREG2 gene encoding reticulophagy regulator 2 codes for MASGRAEEAAAAAAAEEEEEEAAAAAAARLAAALRQRLRGWEAALAAAQRLLVWERPLHSLVTAAALGGALWLFSSTSLRPLFLLSMSLLGILLLERWKPRFLFDFSAQPSEEPGGESEGVTSGAQPHLLSVPELCHCLAESWVTFRLYLQELLQYKRQNPAKFCMSVCSGCLILAVVGHYVPGIMISYIILLSILLWPLVVYHELIQRMYTRLEPVLMKLDYSMKAETLHHKHEKKKRQGKSEPAAGDEPTAETESESEAELSGFSPVVDVKKTALALSITDSELSDEEASILESGGFSVSRATTPQLTDVSEDLDQQSLHSEPEESFSKDLAEFPSVEEYHSRDLGPQSDEDAFGVPLGPELAHAARELDSAEKEAADSDLSILRLASPLHFVNTHFNGSGQAAGGSAEPKTVPAPGLGICIDTLSEEIVTTAITTAVQNTLSALLRSSEASEGPSLSEFLPAEPEEKLSFQAQLSESEVVETETAASPEDEEEADDFELLDQGELEQMDVELGLGEEQEAQESPAAPAPPSPTLAELPKQGDEEEAVMTAASMS; via the exons ATGGCGAGCGGCCGGGCCGAGGAggcagccgcggcggcggcggccgaggaggaagaggaggaggcggcagcggcggcggcggcgcggctggcggcggcgctgcggcagcggctgcggggctgggaggcggcgctggcggcggcgcAGCGGCTGCTGGTGTGGGAGAGGCCGCTGCACAGTCTGGTCACCGCCGCCGCGCTCGGCGGGGCCCTCTG GTTGTTTTCCTCCACCTCCCTGAGACCCCTCTTTCTCCTCAGCATGTCCCTTCTTGGCATCCTCTTGCTGGAGAGATGGAAGCCCAGGTTCCTGTTTGATTTCTCAG CACAGCCATCAGAGGAGCCAGGAGGGGAGAG TGAGGGGGTGACTTCAGGGGCACAACCTCACCTGCTCAGTGTCCCTGAGCTGTGCCACTGTCTGGCAGAGAGCTGGGTCACCTTCAGGCTGTACCTGCAGGAACTGCTACAGTACAAGAGGCAAAATCCTGCCAAG ttCTGCATGAGTGTCTGTTCAGGCTGCCTGATTCTGGCTGTAGTTGGACACTATGTTCCAGGCATAATGATCTCCTACATCATTT TGCTCAGCATTCTGCTCTGGCCTCTGGTGGTCTACCATGAGCTGATCCAGAGGATGTACACGCGTTTGGAGCCTGTCCTGATGAAACTGGACTATAGTATGAAGGCAGAGACCCTGCACCACAAGCATGAGAAGAAGA AGCGACAAGGAAAGAGTGAGCCTGCAGCAGGTGATGAGCCAACAGCAGAGACAGAGAGCGAGAGTGAGGCAGAGCTGTCGGGCTTCTCCCCAGTG GTGGATGTGAAGAAGACTGCCCTGGCTCTGTCAATCACAGATTCTGAGCTCTCTGATGAGGAAGCTTCCATCCTGGAGAGCGGGGGCTTTTCTGTCTCAAGGGCTACCACCCCACAGCTGACGGATGTTTCTGAAG ACCTGGATCAGCAGAGCCTGCACAGCGAGCCGGAGGAGTCGTTTTCCAAGGACCTGGCAGAGTTTCCCTCCGTGGAAGAATATCATTCCAGAGACCTGGGACCACAGAGCGATGAAGATGCATTTGGTGTGCCTCTGGGTCCTGAGCTTGCCCATGCTGCCCGTGAGCTGGACTCGGCAGAGAAGGAGGCCGCGGACTCTGACCTCTCCATCCTTCGCCTAGCGTCTCCTCTCCATTTTGTAAATACGCACTTCAATGGGAGCGGGCAAGCGGCAGGAGGCAGCGCAGAGCCAAAGACTGTCCCTGCCCCGGGCCTGGGCATCTGCATTGACACGCTGAGCGAGGAGATCGTCACCACTGCCATTACCACGGCAGTGCAGAACACCCTCTCTGCCCTGCTGCGGTCCTCGGAGGCCAGCGAGGGGCCTTCCCTCTCCGAGTTCCTCCCCGCCGAGCCCGAAGAGAAGCTGAGCTTCCAAGCACAGCTGTCAGAGAGCGAAGTGGTGGAGACAGAGACAGCAGCTTCAccagaggatgaggaggaagcaGATGACTTTGAGCTACTGGATCAGGGGGAGCTGGAGCAAATGGATGTAGAGCTGGGGcttggagaggagcaggaggcacAAGAGTCTCCTGCTGCTCCGGCTCCCCCCTCTCCCACGCTCGCTGAGCTGCCAAAGCAAGGAGATGAGGAGGAGGCAGTGATGACAGCAGCATCTATGTCTTAG
- the CNPPD1 gene encoding protein CNPPD1 yields MELDGLLLDEEGTFSLSGFQEFTFLPRHQQLSERVRKRLYYGWDKDCSLDNLSSPVADIAVELLQKVAPSPIRRLQKKYVSRVSREACISPCSMMLALVYIERLRHRNPEYLQQISSSDLFLISMMVASKYLYDEGEEEEVFNDEWGAAGKVDVQTMNTLEMNFLSAIDWSLYTDPRELFEVLSWLEGRVAEKQGMWRGWFTYTDLCVLMEQSMWQHVLGQFYQQVVKLACLLGVVYLTGFAAVFASVTVVHRSVCMRSVSPAAPRPVLFPEEGSCQLAAQPAPAPDQPQPGLPDVSSASSARCLRENEMTEELRRGGVTATALYLWGSVMTALSYPKAPDLAQHRSPLQGPFRRVPTACERSNCTASGQPGPSGLAVLPAPLALHCHACSAAAGPTWDAAPGRKDWLDPLGLSQCSLHTAMDLGRIKSFIFPS; encoded by the exons ATGGAGCTCGACGGGCTGCTGCTGGACGAGGAGGGCACCTTCTCCCTCAGCGGGTTCCAGGAGTTCACG TTCCTGCCCAGACACCAGCAGCTGAGCGAGAGAGTGCGGAAGCGGCTCTATTATGGCTGGGACAAAGACTGCAGCCTGGATAATCTCTCCAGCCCTGTAGCAG ATATTGCCGTGGAATTGCTGCAGAAAGTGGCTCCCAGCCCTATCCGCAGACTCCAGAAGAAATATGTGTCTCGTGTATCTCG GGAAGCTTGCATCTCGCCCTGCTCCATGATGCTGGCACTGGTTTACATTGAGAGACTCCGGCACCGGAACCCTGAATACCTCCAGCAGATCTCTTCTTCAGACCTCTTCCTGATCTCCATG ATGGTTGCTAGTAAGTACCTGTATGatgagggtgaggaggaggaggtgttcaACGACGagtggggagcagcagggaaggTGGACGTCCAGACCATGAACACACTGGAGATGAACTTCCTGAGTGCCATT GACTGGAGTCTCTACACAGATCCCCGGGAGCTGTTTGAAGTGCTGAGCTGGCTGGAAGGACG cgTGGCAGAAAAGCAGGGCATGTGGCGTGGCTGGTTCACCTACACAGATCTGTGTGTCCTCATGGAGCAGTCCATGTGGCAGCATGTTCTGGGCCAGTTCTACCAGCAAGTGGTGAAG CTGGCCTGCCTCCTGGGCGTGGTGTACCTGACCGGTTTCGCGGCTGTCTTCGCCTCCGTCACTGTGGTGCACCGGTCCGTGTGCATGAGGAGTGTCAGCCCTGCGGCCCCCCGGCCTGTGCTGTTCCCTGAGGAGGGCAGTTGCCAGCTGGCTGCCCAGCCAGCCCCGGCCCCTGAccagccccagcctgggctgcCTGACGTCTCTTCAGCCAGCAGCGCCCGTTGCCTGCGGGAGAATGAGATGACGGAGGAGCTGCGTCGTGGGGGTGTCACAGCGACTGCACTCTACCTGTGGGGCAGCGTGATGACTGCTCTGTCCTACCCAAAGGCGCCTGATCTAGCCCAACACAGGAGCCCTTTGCAAGGCCCCTTCCGGAGAGTACCCACCGCCTGTGAGAGATCTAACTGTACCGCCTCTGGCCAGCCTGGCCCCTCTGGACTCGCCGTGCTCCCCGCTCCTCTGGCGCTCCACTGCCATGCCTGCTCAGCTGCTGCGGGCCCCACATGGGATGCAGCCCCTGGTCGCAAGGACTGGCTGGACCCCCTGGGGCTGAGCCAGTGCTCCTTGCACACTGCCATGGATCTTGGTAGAATCAAGAGCTTCATTTTTCCCAGCTAG
- the SLC23A3 gene encoding solute carrier family 23 member 3 isoform X1 — protein sequence MNGGHCGASGTRSPVLVSCSLQKMCSWMLSCCLALQHLAVQASLLCIFHLLLLPTLPEELPHAQAISELLARSLFACGISTVLQTTLGSRLPLVQIPSFEYLVPAMVLSSHLSLSADMDRNGTVVASPCPSPHCTAAGSRAASLQEVSGAVLVSGLVQLALGVSGVCGWAAQRCGPMVLAPSLSIIGLSTYKEAAFFCSTNWGVALLLMLLAVTFSQHLGSCRLPFCTWPRAQGGSMELSVPTLRTFSVLLPFAGVCIVCAILSHLHIPWESLDLAMAQLSWANSTFHGPWVRIPYAGEWGWPLLTPRVLAVGIAMAINCSMNSVGCYVLCGRLLRAPRLPPYACNRGLCTEGLGSLLAGLLGTPGGTATSIANACATGLTQAGSLLSVQVSALACVVLGMSPRLAGLLTRIPLAVHGGVLCVTYAVAVGTGISYFQYADIDSGRNIFIVGFTMFMALLVPRWFSAAPAHLTTGWVPLDLLFLSLLMVPVFLTGFLSFFLENTVSGTLEERGLLQSELALRKAEAGNRHTRGERGEASQAYGLPPGLRRLLPSSYRPFPCCFLCPGNEEEKEEEGSCATEEGTAAPGEGTHLLPKPGSGELQLARRQSETEMPMWHTVA from the exons ATGAATGGGGGCCACTGCGGAGCATCTGGTACCAGGAGCCCTGTGCTTGTatcctgctccctgcagaagaTGTGCTCCTggatgctgagctgctgcttaGCCCTTCAG CACCTGGCCGTGCAGGCCTCCTTGCTCTGCatcttccacctcctcctgctgcccacgctgCCTGAGGAGCTGCCCCATGCCCAGGCCATCAGCGAGCTGCTGGCACGCAGCCTCTTTGCCTGTGGCATCTCCACGGTGCTGCAGACCACCCTGGGGAGCCG gctgccaCTGGTCCAAATCCCATCCTTCGAGTACCTGGTCCCTGCCATGGTGCTGAGCTCCCACCTGTCCCTCAGTGCCGACATGGACAGGAACG GCACGGTGGTGGCCAGTCCCTGCCCTTCACCCCActgcactgctgcaggcagccgggCTGCCTCACTGCAAGAG GTCTCTGGAGCCGTGCTGGTCTCTGGGCTGGTTCAGCTGGCACTGGGAGTGTCTGGTGTGTGTGGGTGGGCAGCCCAGCGCTGTGGGCCCATGGTCCTGGCCCCCAGCCTCTCCATCATTGGGCTGTCCACATACAAGGAGGCTGCTTTCTTCTGCTCCACTAACTGGGGGGTAGCGCTGCT GCTCATGCTCCTCGCTGTCACCTTCTCCCAGCACCTGGGGTCCTGCCGTCTGCCCTTCTGCACCTGGCCCCGGGCTCAGGGGGGCTCCATGGAGCTGTCTGTCCCCACCCTGCGCACGTTCTCG GTACTGCTCCCGTTTGCTGGTGTCTGCATCGTCTGTGCCATCCTTAGTCACCTCCACATCCCTTGGGAATCACTGGACCTGGCCATGGCACAGCTGTCCTGGGCCAACAGCACCTTCCATGGCCCTTGGGTCCGCATCCCCTACGCag GCGAGTGGGGGTGGCCGCTTCTCACCCCCCGGGTGCTGGCAGTGGGCATCGCCATGGCCATCAACTGCAGCATGAACTCGGTGGGCTGCTACGTGCTGTGCGGGAGGCTGCTGCGAGCCCCCAGGCTGCCCCCCTATGCCTGCAACCGGGGACTCTGCACGGAAGGGCTGGGCAGCCTCCTGGCAGGGCTGCTGGGCACCCCGGGGGGCACAGCCACCAGCATCGCCAATGCCTGCGCCACTGGCCTCACACAG GCTGGCTCTCTCCTCTCGGTGCAAGTAAGCGCCCTGGCATGCGTGGTGCTGGGCATGTCCCCGAGGCTGGCAGGGCTCCTCACCCGCATCCCGCTGGCGGTTCATG GAGGGGTGCTCTGTGTCACCTATGCCGTGGCTGTGGGCACGGGGATCTCCTACTTCCAGTATGCAGACATTGACTCAGGGAGGAACATCTTCATCGTCGGCTTCACCATGTTCATGGCACTGCTGGTGCCGCGGTGGTTCAGTGCGGCTCCGGCTCACCTGACCACAG GCTGGGTGCCTTTGgacctcctcttcctctctctgctcaTGGTACCTGTCTTCTTAACTGGCTTCTTGTCATTTTTCCTGGAGAACACAGTCTCAG GAACCCTGGAGGAGCGAGGGCTGCTCCAGTCTGAGCTGGCACTGCGAAAGGCTGAGGCAGGCAATCGCCACACTCGTGGAGAGAGGGGCGAAGCCAGCCAGGCATACGGGCTCCCTCCTGGGCTGAGGAGGCTGCTGCCGTCTTCCTACAGacccttcccctgctgcttcctctgcccAGGGaatgaggaggagaaggaagaggagggcagCTGTGCCACTGAGGAGGGGACTGCTGCCCCAGGGGAAGGGACACACCTGCTCCCCAAACCTGGCTCAGGGGAGctgcagctggccaggaggcagagTGAGACAGAGATGCCCATGTGGCACACTGTGGCCTGA
- the SLC23A3 gene encoding solute carrier family 23 member 3 isoform X2: MVLSSHLSLSADMDRNGTVVASPCPSPHCTAAGSRAASLQEVSGAVLVSGLVQLALGVSGVCGWAAQRCGPMVLAPSLSIIGLSTYKEAAFFCSTNWGVALLLMLLAVTFSQHLGSCRLPFCTWPRAQGGSMELSVPTLRTFSVLLPFAGVCIVCAILSHLHIPWESLDLAMAQLSWANSTFHGPWVRIPYAGEWGWPLLTPRVLAVGIAMAINCSMNSVGCYVLCGRLLRAPRLPPYACNRGLCTEGLGSLLAGLLGTPGGTATSIANACATGLTQAGSLLSVQVSALACVVLGMSPRLAGLLTRIPLAVHGGVLCVTYAVAVGTGISYFQYADIDSGRNIFIVGFTMFMALLVPRWFSAAPAHLTTGWVPLDLLFLSLLMVPVFLTGFLSFFLENTVSGTLEERGLLQSELALRKAEAGNRHTRGERGEASQAYGLPPGLRRLLPSSYRPFPCCFLCPGNEEEKEEEGSCATEEGTAAPGEGTHLLPKPGSGELQLARRQSETEMPMWHTVA, translated from the exons ATGGTGCTGAGCTCCCACCTGTCCCTCAGTGCCGACATGGACAGGAACG GCACGGTGGTGGCCAGTCCCTGCCCTTCACCCCActgcactgctgcaggcagccgggCTGCCTCACTGCAAGAG GTCTCTGGAGCCGTGCTGGTCTCTGGGCTGGTTCAGCTGGCACTGGGAGTGTCTGGTGTGTGTGGGTGGGCAGCCCAGCGCTGTGGGCCCATGGTCCTGGCCCCCAGCCTCTCCATCATTGGGCTGTCCACATACAAGGAGGCTGCTTTCTTCTGCTCCACTAACTGGGGGGTAGCGCTGCT GCTCATGCTCCTCGCTGTCACCTTCTCCCAGCACCTGGGGTCCTGCCGTCTGCCCTTCTGCACCTGGCCCCGGGCTCAGGGGGGCTCCATGGAGCTGTCTGTCCCCACCCTGCGCACGTTCTCG GTACTGCTCCCGTTTGCTGGTGTCTGCATCGTCTGTGCCATCCTTAGTCACCTCCACATCCCTTGGGAATCACTGGACCTGGCCATGGCACAGCTGTCCTGGGCCAACAGCACCTTCCATGGCCCTTGGGTCCGCATCCCCTACGCag GCGAGTGGGGGTGGCCGCTTCTCACCCCCCGGGTGCTGGCAGTGGGCATCGCCATGGCCATCAACTGCAGCATGAACTCGGTGGGCTGCTACGTGCTGTGCGGGAGGCTGCTGCGAGCCCCCAGGCTGCCCCCCTATGCCTGCAACCGGGGACTCTGCACGGAAGGGCTGGGCAGCCTCCTGGCAGGGCTGCTGGGCACCCCGGGGGGCACAGCCACCAGCATCGCCAATGCCTGCGCCACTGGCCTCACACAG GCTGGCTCTCTCCTCTCGGTGCAAGTAAGCGCCCTGGCATGCGTGGTGCTGGGCATGTCCCCGAGGCTGGCAGGGCTCCTCACCCGCATCCCGCTGGCGGTTCATG GAGGGGTGCTCTGTGTCACCTATGCCGTGGCTGTGGGCACGGGGATCTCCTACTTCCAGTATGCAGACATTGACTCAGGGAGGAACATCTTCATCGTCGGCTTCACCATGTTCATGGCACTGCTGGTGCCGCGGTGGTTCAGTGCGGCTCCGGCTCACCTGACCACAG GCTGGGTGCCTTTGgacctcctcttcctctctctgctcaTGGTACCTGTCTTCTTAACTGGCTTCTTGTCATTTTTCCTGGAGAACACAGTCTCAG GAACCCTGGAGGAGCGAGGGCTGCTCCAGTCTGAGCTGGCACTGCGAAAGGCTGAGGCAGGCAATCGCCACACTCGTGGAGAGAGGGGCGAAGCCAGCCAGGCATACGGGCTCCCTCCTGGGCTGAGGAGGCTGCTGCCGTCTTCCTACAGacccttcccctgctgcttcctctgcccAGGGaatgaggaggagaaggaagaggagggcagCTGTGCCACTGAGGAGGGGACTGCTGCCCCAGGGGAAGGGACACACCTGCTCCCCAAACCTGGCTCAGGGGAGctgcagctggccaggaggcagagTGAGACAGAGATGCCCATGTGGCACACTGTGGCCTGA